TGGCGAAATCATGAAGGACTACTACCCAGACGTCTTAGAAAACGCCGACTACATCGCCTCAGTGATCTCCTCTGAAGAAGACCGCTTCTCCGCCACTTTAAACGGGGGGCTGAGCCTGTTAAACAGCGTGATCGATGAGGCTAAGCAAACTGATGGCAAGCAAATCGACGGGAAAACGGCCTTCAAGCTTTACGATACCTACGGCTTCCCGGTTGAGCTGACCCGTGAATACGCAGCCGACGAGGGCTTGACCGTTGACGAACAGGGCTTTGAAGCGGCGATGACCGAACAGCAAAACCGCGCCCGCAACGCCCGTGACATGGACAACGGGATGGGGGTGCAAAGCGACCTGTGGACCAACTTCACGGACGAAAGTAAGTACGTGGGCTACACCGACCTGGTGGTTGATAACGCCAAGGTAATCGGGTTGGCCGCCGACGGTAAGCAAGCTGACCAAGCGGAACCGGGTCAACACGTCGACGTCATCTTCGACCAGACCCCGTTCTACGCCGAAATGGGGGGCCAAGTAGCTGACACCGGTCAGGTCATCGATAACTACGGCAAGGTGGTTGCCACGGTTAAAGACGTCCAACACGCCCCACACCAACAAAACCTCCACACCTTAGAGTTAACCGCCCCAATTAAGAAGGGCGCCCGCTACAAGTTAGTGGTGGACCGGGCCCGCCACCTCAAGATTGAAAAGAACCACACCGCCACCCACTTGCTGGACCAAGCCTTACGCAACGTCTTGGGCGGCCACACCCAACAAGCCGGGTCCTTAGTGGAGGCCCACTACCTACGCTTTGACTTCAACCACTTCGGTCAGGTTACTAAAGAGGACCTTAAGAAGGTTGAAGACATGGTCAACGAACAGATCTGGAAGGAAATTCCGGTCACGACGGTCGAAACCGACATTGATTCCGCTAAGAAAATGGGGGCAATCGCCCTCTTCTCCGACAAGTACGGTGACAAGGTACGCGTCGTTAAGATTGGTGATTTCAACACCGAATTCTGTGGTGGGGACCACGTCAAAAACACCAACGAAATCGGCCTCTTCAAGATTGTTTCCGAAGGTGGGGTCGGCGCCGGGGTCCGGCGGATCGAAGCCGTGACGTCCAGTGACGCCTTTGCCTTCATGCAAGAGCGGGTCGACAGCCTAGACCACATCGCCGCCGACCTGAAGGTGGCTCAAGTTAAGGAAGTCGCCCACCGGGTTAGTGAGTTGCAAGACCAGCTCAAGGAAGCCACGAAGCAAAACGAGGCCCTGCAAGCTAAGTTAGCCGCCCAACAAGCCGGCGACGTCTTCAACCAGGCGGAAGAAACGGCGAAGGGAACCTTGATTGCCGCCGAAGTTAAGGTGGCCGGAATGGACCAACTGCGTCAAATGGCTGACGATTGGCGCCAAAAGGATTACTCCGATGTCTTGGTCTTAGCCACGGCCGCTGGTGACAAGGCCAACCTCTTGGTAGCAGTCAAGGATGGCCTGGCCAAGACGGTCAAGGCTGGTGACTTGATCAAGGCAATTGCCCCGGCCATTAACGGGGGCGGGGGCGGTCGCCCAACCCTGGCCCAGGCCGGCGGAAAGAACCCAGCCGGGATTAGCGAAGCTCTCAAGCTGGCTAGCCAATTCATGAATGATTAAGGGAAAGTCGACATTTTCCTCCTCGGTAGACTGGATTTAGACACTAAGTCCGCGGGGAATTTCCTGGCACCATTACGAAATAAAACCCCTCACCGGCTTGCGCAAGCTGGTAGGGGTTTTTGTTTGGCCCCATTTCCGGGGGGCTAAATTGTACTTTTGGTGGGGATATAGTACAATTAGCAATGGTACATTTGATGGAGGTGACTGAAATGGCAACTGATGAAACGATGTTTTTTGACTTTGATAAGTTGCACGAAAAAAACGTCAAAGAGACCCTTAAGACGGTCTATGATGCCCTTGAAGAAAAGGGCTACAACCCGATTAACCAGATCGTGGGTTACCTCTTGTCTGGTGATCCTGCCTACATTCCGCGGCTAAACAACGCCCGGAACTTGATTCGCCAGCACGAGCGCGATGAAATTATCGAAGAACTCGTTCGGTCCTACCTGAAGAACAGTGGGGACGTTCAGTAATGCGCTTATTAGGATTAGACGTTGGCTCCAAGACGGTGGGGGTGGCGGAAAGCGATCCCTTGGGCTGGACGGCCCAAGCCGTGGAAATCATCCCCATTGATGAGGAAGCGGAGGTCTTTGGCTTAGAGCGGGTGGCGGAACTGGTTAAATCCCGTCAGGTCGCTGGTTTTGTGCTCGGCCTACCCAAGAACATGAATAACACGGAGGGACCACGGGTTGAAGCGGCACGCCATTACGGTGAGCTCTTGGAGGAGCGGTTTGGTTTGCCAATCGACTATCAAGATGAGCGCTTAACCACGGTCCAAGCCCACCGGATGTTAGTCGAAGAGGCTGACGTTTCCCGGCGCAAACAAAAAAAGGTGATCGACGAATTGGCGGCCACCTTAATCTTACAGAATTACTTGGATCGCCACGGTAAGTTGTGCGCCAAGCTATAGGAGGAATTGTCATGAGTGAGCAAACGCCACGCGATGACGGCGAAATCTTCACCCTGGTTGATGAAGCCGGCAACGAAGAATTATACAAAGAGGCAATGCGTTTCCAATCACCGGAGACGGGCAAGTGGTACATCTGCCTCTACCCGCTGGACGAAGAAAACGACGAGGAGGTTGGGATTCAGGCCTTTGCCTTTGAAGAACCTACTTCAGAAGAAGACGAGTTAGAACTATTGCCGATCGAAAACGATGCCGAATGGGAAATGGTCCAAGAGGTGCTTAACACCTTTATCGATGACGATGGCAATTTTAACGCCTAATATTATAAGAGGCTGGGAGGAAACCATGTTTTCCCCCAGCCTCTTGCTGTATATCCGGATGTGCTAGTTTGAGCAGTAGTTTAAGTGGGGGCCACCGAAACAAGACGGAAGCTTTCCCTATTTTATTGGCGAGCCAGCTGGCGGGCCTTTTGGGTGTTAGCGAAGTGGACCTTGGCAAACTGGTTGAGGTCGAGGCCCTTGCGGATTAGCTTGGCGGCGATTAAGTCGACGGCGTGACCGGCCCCAATTGGCAGGGTGATGCCGGCTTGTTCAGACAGGGTATCCATTGCCTTCAACGATTGGTAGCGGGCGACGATCGAGGCCGCTGCCACCGCCACGTGAGCTTGTTCCCCCTTGGTTTGAAAATAAACGTGGTGGCTAACAATCTGTGGTTGGCCCTGCAAATAATTAAAGTAGGTCCGTTCACTGACGAACTGGTCAATCAAGATGGCCTGCGGCTTGGTGGCTAACCGTTCTAACGTCTTAGCGAGAACGTAGTTGTGGCACAGGGCCTTTAACTGGGCCTGGTTATACTTTTTCATGCGGGCGTTATAGGCCGCGGGCATCAAGTTGAGGTAGGTGACCGGGCAAGTTGCCATGATCTGTTTGGCCAAGCGAATGATTTCCGGGTCGGTTAGTTTTTTGGAATCGGCGACGCCCAGCTGGGTGAGGGAAGCGACTTGGTCGGCGGCGACAAAGACGGCCGCCGTGGTGAGGGGGCCAAAGTAAGAGCCCACCCCGACCTCATCGGACCCCAAGACCGACCAGGTGGCAAAACCGGCGGGTAAGCCAGCCGGGGCAGGTGTCGAACGCGAGGGGGCTGGGGCGTCGTTTGGTTGCCACCGGGCGGCCTCTTGGTTGGCAAGGGCGCCCTGAAACATCACCTTGTGGCTCTTGGTGTAGCCGGTCACGGTGACCCCCTTTAGCTTGGCGTGAAAGGACGCCCCGGCCGGGAGGGTTCCCGGGGCCTGGTAGGTTGACTTCATCTGTTCAAAGGTCGGTGTATCAACGTTAATTACGATGTTCATGTTGCTCCCCTTTCTGTTGCAATCCCTACGATAGCAAATCCGGGGTGAAAATGCTAAAATATTCAGTGAAAATTTAGGAGGGAACACATGATCCTTACCGCCATTATCATCATCATTTTAATGGGTTGTTGGATTCACGGCCGCCGGATGGGGCTGATCGGCCTGGTAATTACGACGGTCGCTTATTTTTTGGCGTGGTTGATGGCCCGGCTGGGGGCCCGGTTTGTGGGGGCCGCGTTGGCTGGTATCTTACCGTCGATCACCGACAGCACCAATTCAACGGTCACGAGCCTGTTAAAGACGAGCACCAGCGAGTTTTTCTACAGTGGGGTCAGCTTTATGCTGATCTTTTGGGCGATCACCTTTTTCTCCCGCTGGTTGTTGCACCGCTTTAACTGGGTCCGCCAGGTTCCGGTGGTCGGGACGGTTAACGGCTGGGCCGGCGGGGCGCTAGATTGCCTGTTGGGGTATTTAATCATCTTCGTCTTTTTGTTCATCTTCCAGCTCCTCCCCGTTGATTGGTGGCAAAGCCAACTAGCGGCGTCGGGATTGGCCCAGTGGATCATTAATCAAACCCCGGGGATGGCCAAGGTGGTCATCTCCTGGGTCATTTAAGGAGGATCGATTTGTCAATGAACCATAAAATTTTAGAAACCTTAGAGTACGGCCGGGTCAAGGGGCAGCTCGCCCAGTTTATCGTTTCGGCCACGGGACGGGCGGAACTGGCTAAGCTCGAACCCCAAACCGATTACACCACCATTCACCATTGGGTGGAAGAAACGGAGGATGGGGCCGACCTATTACGTTTGGTCGGGGGAATTCCCCTGCCGGAGTTAGCCGACGTTAGCCCCCAACTCAAGCGCTTGAAGGTGCAAGCCAGCTTAAACGGGACCGAACTGGCCCAGATCACCCAGGTCTTGCGGACCAGCATGGCGGTGCAAAACTTTTTTGAGGGCCTAGTCGAAAAGAAAATTCGCTTGCGGACCATTGATAACCTGGCGACGTCATTGGTGACGATTCCGGAGGTTACCCGGCGCCTCGCTCGCTCACTGGATCCGGACGGCCGGGTGACCGATGAGGCATCAACTAAGCTACATGGGGTTCGTCAGTTGATCAC
The nucleotide sequence above comes from Limosilactobacillus fermentum. Encoded proteins:
- the alaS gene encoding alanine--tRNA ligase — protein: MKELKKLNSAQIRRMYLDFFVQHGHTEMPSRSLVPVNDPTLLWINSGVATMKNYFDGKVVPDNPRMTSSQKSIRTNDIENVGKTARHHTMFEMMGNFSVGDYFKKEAITWAWELLTSDEWFGFDPERLYITYYPKDNDAHQFWLDAGVKEDHLLADQDNFWDIGQGPSGPDTEVFYDRGQEMNNLPEDDPESYPGGENERYLEIWNIVFSQFNHTPEDTYEPLPNKNIDTGMGLERVVSIFENAKTNFETDLFMPLIKQVEGFSADKQYGQNAADDVQFKIIADHIRSITFAIGDGALPSNVGRGYVIRRLLRRSVVAGKKLGIDEPFLAKMVPTVGEIMKDYYPDVLENADYIASVISSEEDRFSATLNGGLSLLNSVIDEAKQTDGKQIDGKTAFKLYDTYGFPVELTREYAADEGLTVDEQGFEAAMTEQQNRARNARDMDNGMGVQSDLWTNFTDESKYVGYTDLVVDNAKVIGLAADGKQADQAEPGQHVDVIFDQTPFYAEMGGQVADTGQVIDNYGKVVATVKDVQHAPHQQNLHTLELTAPIKKGARYKLVVDRARHLKIEKNHTATHLLDQALRNVLGGHTQQAGSLVEAHYLRFDFNHFGQVTKEDLKKVEDMVNEQIWKEIPVTTVETDIDSAKKMGAIALFSDKYGDKVRVVKIGDFNTEFCGGDHVKNTNEIGLFKIVSEGGVGAGVRRIEAVTSSDAFAFMQERVDSLDHIAADLKVAQVKEVAHRVSELQDQLKEATKQNEALQAKLAAQQAGDVFNQAEETAKGTLIAAEVKVAGMDQLRQMADDWRQKDYSDVLVLATAAGDKANLLVAVKDGLAKTVKAGDLIKAIAPAINGGGGGRPTLAQAGGKNPAGISEALKLASQFMND
- a CDS encoding IreB family regulatory phosphoprotein, with protein sequence MATDETMFFDFDKLHEKNVKETLKTVYDALEEKGYNPINQIVGYLLSGDPAYIPRLNNARNLIRQHERDEIIEELVRSYLKNSGDVQ
- the ruvX gene encoding Holliday junction resolvase RuvX; translated protein: MRLLGLDVGSKTVGVAESDPLGWTAQAVEIIPIDEEAEVFGLERVAELVKSRQVAGFVLGLPKNMNNTEGPRVEAARHYGELLEERFGLPIDYQDERLTTVQAHRMLVEEADVSRRKQKKVIDELAATLILQNYLDRHGKLCAKL
- a CDS encoding DUF1292 domain-containing protein, translated to MSEQTPRDDGEIFTLVDEAGNEELYKEAMRFQSPETGKWYICLYPLDEENDEEVGIQAFAFEEPTSEEDELELLPIENDAEWEMVQEVLNTFIDDDGNFNA
- the rnhC gene encoding ribonuclease HIII; the protein is MNIVINVDTPTFEQMKSTYQAPGTLPAGASFHAKLKGVTVTGYTKSHKVMFQGALANQEAARWQPNDAPAPSRSTPAPAGLPAGFATWSVLGSDEVGVGSYFGPLTTAAVFVAADQVASLTQLGVADSKKLTDPEIIRLAKQIMATCPVTYLNLMPAAYNARMKKYNQAQLKALCHNYVLAKTLERLATKPQAILIDQFVSERTYFNYLQGQPQIVSHHVYFQTKGEQAHVAVAAASIVARYQSLKAMDTLSEQAGITLPIGAGHAVDLIAAKLIRKGLDLNQFAKVHFANTQKARQLARQ
- a CDS encoding CvpA family protein encodes the protein MILTAIIIIILMGCWIHGRRMGLIGLVITTVAYFLAWLMARLGARFVGAALAGILPSITDSTNSTVTSLLKTSTSEFFYSGVSFMLIFWAITFFSRWLLHRFNWVRQVPVVGTVNGWAGGALDCLLGYLIIFVFLFIFQLLPVDWWQSQLAASGLAQWIINQTPGMAKVVISWVI